One stretch of Lacrimispora sphenoides DNA includes these proteins:
- the sfsA gene encoding DNA/RNA nuclease SfsA has translation MRYEHMLKGIFVNRPNRFIAHVLISKEGVGEVEVICHVKNTGRCRELLIPGVKVLVQFHPEAAALGRKTEYSLIGVWKERERGGPVLINMDSQAPNQAAYEWLQSIRENSSLPFHQTEDTPSLFRPVIKDIRREVTYDQSRFDLAFHAVLPGKRETHGEETPAFMEVKGVTLEENGLAMFPDAPTVRGVKHIEELINAHREGYETYILFVIQMKEMEAFTPNKKTHPEFAEALKRAKEAGVHILAYDCVVTEDSLSLDMPIPVYLT, from the coding sequence TTGAGATACGAACACATGCTGAAAGGGATCTTTGTAAACCGACCCAACCGTTTTATTGCCCACGTCCTGATTTCAAAAGAGGGGGTTGGGGAAGTGGAAGTGATCTGTCACGTTAAAAATACAGGGCGCTGCCGGGAGTTACTAATCCCCGGAGTTAAGGTGCTGGTGCAGTTTCATCCGGAGGCCGCGGCTCTTGGAAGAAAAACAGAATACTCTTTGATCGGCGTATGGAAAGAACGGGAAAGAGGTGGTCCGGTCCTCATCAATATGGATTCCCAGGCCCCAAATCAGGCAGCATACGAATGGCTGCAATCCATCCGGGAAAATTCTTCCCTTCCTTTTCATCAGACGGAGGATACACCTTCCCTTTTCCGCCCGGTCATAAAGGATATCAGGCGGGAAGTCACCTACGACCAGTCACGGTTCGATCTGGCTTTTCATGCGGTGCTGCCGGGAAAAAGGGAAACCCATGGAGAGGAGACCCCTGCATTCATGGAGGTTAAGGGAGTCACCCTGGAAGAAAACGGCCTTGCCATGTTTCCTGATGCACCGACGGTGCGGGGAGTAAAACACATAGAGGAGCTTATTAATGCCCACAGGGAAGGGTATGAGACTTACATCCTGTTTGTCATCCAGATGAAAGAGATGGAAGCATTTACGCCAAATAAAAAAACGCATCCGGAATTTGCAGAAGCGTTAAAAAGGGCGAAGGAGGCCGGGGTCCATATTTTAGCATATGATTGTGTCGTAACAGAGGATTCCCTCTCCCTGGACATGCCTATCCCGGTCTATCTGACGTGA
- a CDS encoding TPM domain-containing protein, whose amino-acid sequence MMKTNGLFLRISKVTVLLFMVLLFLIVLSGGMKAFAESQSPEGASEEKRVYDEAGLFTQEEIETFETQIQAMRKEMNMDVVITTTDQAGGKSAGQYAEDFYIRGVYGVGKDYSGVLFLIDMDNRELYILPVGKMNRFLTDKRWNSILDSAYDEISNQNYGACAGSFLDGVTKYYKAGIPGGQYNYDKETGKISVYRSIRWYEAALAALIGLIAAASACGGVTSRYSMKKERGWAKNSLMAYRANCQFRYSDQFDHLVNKTVTYMIIPRNQGNTGGGGGGFSSGGRSTTHTSSGRTMGGGGRKF is encoded by the coding sequence ATGATGAAAACAAATGGACTGTTCCTTCGGATAAGCAAGGTAACCGTTTTACTGTTCATGGTTCTTCTGTTTCTGATCGTTCTTTCCGGTGGCATGAAAGCTTTTGCCGAAAGCCAAAGCCCGGAAGGCGCTTCAGAGGAAAAGCGGGTATATGATGAAGCCGGACTTTTTACCCAGGAAGAAATAGAAACATTTGAAACTCAGATCCAGGCGATGAGAAAAGAAATGAACATGGATGTGGTGATTACAACCACAGACCAGGCAGGTGGAAAGTCGGCCGGACAATATGCGGAGGATTTCTACATAAGAGGAGTCTACGGAGTTGGAAAGGATTACAGCGGGGTATTGTTCCTGATCGACATGGATAACCGGGAGCTTTACATCCTTCCGGTAGGAAAGATGAACCGCTTTTTAACGGATAAGCGCTGGAATTCCATTCTGGATTCCGCTTATGACGAGATTAGCAATCAAAATTACGGAGCCTGTGCCGGGAGCTTTCTGGACGGTGTGACCAAGTATTACAAGGCCGGAATTCCCGGAGGACAGTATAATTATGATAAAGAGACAGGAAAAATAAGTGTTTACCGCAGCATCCGGTGGTATGAGGCAGCCCTGGCGGCCCTTATCGGGCTTATTGCAGCGGCCTCAGCCTGCGGGGGAGTAACCAGCCGGTATTCCATGAAAAAGGAGAGAGGCTGGGCTAAGAACTCATTGATGGCCTATCGTGCAAACTGCCAGTTCCGGTATTCGGACCAGTTCGACCATCTGGTGAACAAAACCGTGACCTATATGATCATTCCACGGAATCAGGGGAATACAGGCGGGGGCGGAGGCGGTTTTTCCTCCGGCGGCAGGAGTACTACCCATACCTCCTCTGGACGCACCATGGGAGGCGGAGGGCGGAAATTTTAA
- a CDS encoding ATP-binding protein yields MSEIISYKCPNCGGPLFFDPKKQKYACEYCLSEFNQKETESGEPQEPKAEKKSREPEAPKAKKQDGEPVLYTCPSCGAEIVTDETTAATFCYYCHNPVILSGRLTGEFHPDYVVPFAMEKKRAVEIFEQWMKKKRFVPKAFYSEDQIEKISGVYFPYMLYSCRAEGSLNAKADRLRVWVSGDRRYTETQTYDVRREGSMPVKFVPRNALKKSNRELVEGVLPFETEKMKPFSMGYLSGFVAERRDMGEQEFSEDVKSEVRLFAEQSLKNSITSYDSVRVQNQSVRLEDERWEYALLPVWTLTYHDGAKDQMYYFTVNGQTGKVCGKLPVDRNKLMLLFMEIFLPVFLAMLIVGYLI; encoded by the coding sequence ATGAGTGAGATCATAAGCTATAAATGTCCAAATTGCGGCGGGCCGCTTTTCTTTGATCCGAAAAAGCAGAAGTATGCTTGTGAATACTGCTTATCAGAATTCAACCAGAAAGAAACAGAGAGCGGGGAGCCGCAGGAGCCTAAGGCAGAAAAGAAAAGCAGGGAGCCTGAGGCTCCTAAGGCAAAGAAACAGGACGGAGAGCCTGTCCTTTATACCTGCCCAAGCTGCGGTGCCGAGATCGTAACGGATGAGACCACTGCAGCCACCTTCTGCTACTATTGCCATAACCCGGTGATTTTATCGGGCAGGCTGACCGGGGAATTCCATCCGGATTATGTGGTTCCATTTGCAATGGAAAAGAAGCGGGCCGTGGAAATCTTTGAGCAATGGATGAAAAAGAAACGGTTTGTTCCAAAAGCTTTTTACAGCGAAGACCAGATCGAGAAGATTTCCGGTGTATATTTTCCTTACATGCTTTACAGCTGCCGGGCGGAGGGAAGCCTGAATGCAAAAGCAGACCGTCTGCGGGTCTGGGTAAGCGGTGACCGCCGCTATACGGAAACTCAGACCTATGATGTCCGCAGGGAGGGCTCTATGCCCGTAAAATTCGTGCCCCGTAATGCCCTCAAGAAGTCCAACCGGGAGCTGGTGGAGGGCGTTCTGCCTTTTGAAACGGAGAAAATGAAGCCATTTTCCATGGGGTATCTTTCCGGCTTTGTGGCAGAACGGCGGGACATGGGAGAGCAGGAATTCTCTGAGGATGTAAAGTCAGAGGTGCGCCTGTTTGCCGAGCAGTCCTTAAAAAACAGCATTACCTCCTATGATTCTGTGAGGGTTCAGAATCAATCCGTCCGCCTGGAGGACGAACGATGGGAGTATGCACTTTTGCCGGTGTGGACTCTTACCTACCACGACGGGGCAAAGGACCAGATGTATTATTTTACAGTGAATGGGCAGACCGGTAAGGTATGCGGCAAGCTTCCTGTGGACCGGAACAAACTGATGCTTCTGTTTATGGAAATATTCCTGCCCGTATTTCTTGCTATGCTGATTGTGGGGTATCTGATATGA
- a CDS encoding SPFH domain-containing protein → MGIVKALTTAVGGSLADQWLEVIEAGNMGDQTVFTSGVKIRKGSNTKSTEYTVSDGSVIHVYPNQFMILVDGGKVIDYTGEPGYFTVKNSSLPSLFNGQFDEAIKESFDRIRFGGQTPTSQRVYFINLQEIKGIKFGTPNPINYFDQFYNAELFLRAHGTYSIKVTDPLLFYGEAIPKNASRVEVDDINAQYLSEFLEALQSSINQMSADGIRISYVASKGRELGQYMAGVLDDQWKDQRGIEIQSVGIASISYDEESKKLIQMRNQGAMLGDPGVREGYVQGAVARGLEAAGSNANGSMAGFMGMNMGMNTGGGFMGAASNANYQQMQMNRAQQENPMERTPASGAGKAESPSESQWTCGCGSVNTGKFCPECGNPKPAGTWTCECKTVNNGRFCSECGKPRP, encoded by the coding sequence ATGGGAATTGTTAAGGCACTTACTACCGCAGTAGGAGGTTCACTGGCAGACCAGTGGCTTGAAGTGATAGAAGCAGGCAATATGGGAGATCAGACCGTATTCACCAGCGGAGTGAAGATCCGGAAGGGATCCAATACAAAGAGCACAGAATATACGGTATCTGATGGTTCCGTCATTCATGTTTACCCCAATCAGTTCATGATTTTGGTCGATGGCGGAAAGGTGATTGATTACACCGGAGAACCAGGTTATTTTACCGTGAAAAATTCATCCCTTCCATCCCTCTTTAACGGTCAGTTCGATGAGGCCATAAAGGAATCCTTTGACCGGATCCGCTTCGGCGGCCAGACACCCACTTCCCAGAGGGTGTATTTTATTAACTTACAGGAGATTAAAGGGATTAAATTCGGAACTCCCAATCCCATCAATTATTTCGATCAGTTTTATAATGCGGAATTGTTTTTGCGGGCCCATGGAACGTATTCCATCAAGGTAACAGACCCTCTGTTGTTCTATGGGGAAGCCATACCGAAAAATGCTTCCCGGGTCGAAGTAGATGACATCAATGCCCAGTATTTATCTGAATTTTTAGAGGCTCTTCAGTCATCAATCAACCAGATGTCCGCCGATGGCATCCGGATCTCCTATGTAGCTTCAAAAGGAAGAGAGCTGGGACAGTATATGGCGGGTGTCCTTGATGATCAGTGGAAGGATCAGAGAGGAATCGAGATCCAGTCCGTGGGAATCGCCAGTATTTCCTATGATGAGGAATCAAAGAAGCTGATCCAGATGCGCAACCAGGGCGCTATGCTTGGCGATCCCGGGGTCAGGGAGGGCTATGTGCAGGGAGCAGTGGCCAGAGGCCTTGAAGCGGCAGGAAGCAATGCCAATGGTTCCATGGCAGGATTTATGGGGATGAACATGGGTATGAATACTGGCGGCGGCTTTATGGGAGCAGCCTCAAATGCCAATTATCAGCAGATGCAGATGAACCGGGCCCAGCAGGAAAATCCCATGGAACGGACCCCGGCAAGCGGAGCGGGTAAGGCCGAAAGCCCTTCGGAAAGCCAATGGACCTGCGGCTGCGGAAGTGTGAATACAGGAAAATTCTGCCCGGAATGCGGAAACCCAAAGCCGGCAGGAACATGGACCTGTGAATGTAAAACTGTAAACAATGGCAGATTTTGTTCGGAGTGTGGAAAACCAAGACCATGA
- a CDS encoding deoxyribonuclease IV has product MLTIGCHLSSSKGYFAMGKEAVKIDANTFQFFTRNPRGTKAKAMNPDDVNRFLAFAMEHGITRILAHAPYTLNACSADEGLRTLARDTMKDDLDRMEYTPGNCYNFHPGSHVGQGTEEGIRYISDMLNQVLTPKLHTTVLLETMSGKGSEVGREFEELREILDRVEQKDHMGICLDTCHVWDAGYDIAGDLDGVLNRFDRIIGLDRLKAIHLNDSQNPLGAHKDRHAKIGEGFIGFEALKRMTVHPALKGLPFYLETPNDLSGYAKEISMMRGTV; this is encoded by the coding sequence ATGCTTACGATCGGATGTCACCTGTCTTCCTCTAAAGGCTATTTTGCCATGGGGAAGGAGGCTGTAAAGATTGATGCCAACACCTTTCAGTTTTTTACAAGAAATCCCAGGGGAACTAAGGCCAAGGCCATGAACCCTGATGATGTGAACCGTTTCCTGGCTTTTGCCATGGAACATGGAATAACCCGAATCCTGGCCCATGCGCCTTACACTTTAAATGCCTGCTCTGCGGATGAAGGGCTTCGGACCCTTGCCAGAGATACCATGAAGGATGATTTAGACCGGATGGAATACACTCCCGGAAACTGCTACAATTTCCACCCGGGAAGCCATGTGGGACAGGGAACAGAGGAGGGGATCCGTTATATTTCCGATATGCTGAATCAGGTTCTGACACCCAAACTTCATACCACCGTCCTTTTAGAGACCATGTCCGGCAAGGGCAGCGAGGTAGGACGGGAATTTGAAGAGTTACGGGAGATCCTGGACCGTGTGGAGCAAAAGGATCATATGGGCATCTGCCTGGATACGTGCCACGTATGGGATGCAGGCTATGATATTGCCGGTGATCTGGACGGAGTCTTAAACCGGTTTGACCGGATTATCGGCCTGGACAGATTAAAGGCGATCCATTTAAATGACAGTCAGAACCCTCTGGGGGCTCACAAGGACCGTCATGCAAAAATCGGAGAAGGCTTTATCGGTTTTGAGGCTCTGAAGCGGATGACGGTTCACCCGGCTTTAAAGGGCCTTCCTTTTTATCTGGAAACGCCCAATGACCTTTCCGGGTACGCAAAAGAAATTTCCATGATGAGAGGAACGGTATAG
- a CDS encoding ABC transporter permease: MKLNPVYKRETTVSSRSFRLALILAIFNTILALVVLLNMYSVVERVKLTAEIQYSSFTNLYIFVAAVEFVMLMFIMPALTAGSISGERERQTLDLLLTTTLKPWEIIWGKFTSSFSTMFLMIMSSFPLLAVSFVYGGVMIYDVVLLLFCYLAVALLCGSMGICFSTLFKRSTIATVVSYGVLVLIGAGTYAVNVFALSMARMNISSTYAMSVGGMADQTSSGACLYLLLLNPVATFYAMINGQTGDSQVVRSLNSWFGPHPDNFIMENWVVLSIFIQLALAAIFMFIAVKVISPSKGKKIRKIK; encoded by the coding sequence ATGAAATTGAATCCGGTTTATAAGCGGGAGACAACGGTCAGCTCCAGAAGCTTCCGTCTTGCGCTGATCCTGGCGATTTTTAATACGATTCTGGCTTTGGTAGTTCTGCTTAATATGTACTCCGTAGTGGAGCGGGTAAAGCTGACTGCGGAGATCCAGTATTCTTCATTTACCAATTTGTACATATTTGTGGCTGCAGTGGAATTTGTAATGCTGATGTTCATCATGCCGGCGCTGACCGCAGGAAGCATCAGCGGAGAGAGGGAACGCCAGACTCTTGACCTTCTTCTTACCACGACCTTGAAGCCATGGGAGATCATATGGGGAAAGTTTACCTCATCCTTTAGCACCATGTTCCTCATGATCATGTCCAGTTTTCCCCTTCTGGCCGTATCCTTTGTATATGGGGGAGTGATGATTTATGACGTAGTACTCTTGCTTTTTTGCTACCTGGCAGTGGCCCTTCTCTGCGGAAGCATGGGAATCTGTTTTTCCACCCTGTTCAAGCGGTCGACCATTGCTACGGTAGTAAGCTATGGAGTTCTGGTCCTCATTGGCGCAGGCACCTATGCGGTCAATGTCTTTGCCCTTTCCATGGCCCGGATGAACATAAGCAGCACCTATGCCATGTCCGTGGGAGGTATGGCCGACCAGACCAGTTCCGGTGCATGCTTGTATCTGCTTCTGCTAAACCCGGTGGCTACCTTCTATGCAATGATCAATGGTCAGACAGGGGATAGTCAGGTTGTAAGAAGTTTAAACAGCTGGTTCGGCCCCCATCCGGATAACTTTATCATGGAAAACTGGGTGGTCTTAAGCATTTTTATCCAGCTGGCCCTGGCTGCCATATTCATGTTCATCGCCGTAAAGGTCATCAGTCCGTCTAAAGGAAAAAAGATAAGAAAAATAAAATAA
- a CDS encoding ABC transporter ATP-binding protein, whose translation MLEIKDLRKKFGKFHALNGLDLRIPQGSLYGFVGPNGAGKTTTIKIMTGLLFADSGQVMIDGVDVSRGLDKLKMKIGYVPDFFGVYDNLKVNEYMEFFASCYGIDGLKGRTRYMTLLEQVGLEDKVNFYVDSLSRGMKQRLCLARALIHDPLLLVLDEPTSGLDPRTRFEFKEILKELKEQGKTIFISSHVLSELSELCTDIGVIDQGKMILSGSMEEILRRVNATNPLIISVLGNKDKALTILKSQPCVQTIAVKDEDIRVNFIGDNQDEALLLQQLVDAEVLVHGFYREQGSLESLFMQITDHDKEKAVLVHEIESGL comes from the coding sequence ATGTTAGAGATTAAGGATTTGCGGAAAAAGTTTGGAAAATTCCATGCCTTAAACGGCCTGGATCTTCGTATCCCCCAGGGATCTCTTTATGGCTTCGTAGGACCTAACGGAGCAGGAAAGACCACCACCATCAAGATCATGACAGGGCTTCTTTTTGCCGACAGTGGTCAGGTGATGATCGATGGCGTGGATGTGTCCAGGGGATTAGATAAATTAAAAATGAAAATCGGCTATGTGCCGGATTTTTTCGGCGTATATGACAATTTAAAAGTCAACGAATACATGGAGTTTTTTGCTTCCTGCTATGGAATCGACGGGCTTAAAGGCAGGACCCGGTATATGACCCTTTTGGAGCAGGTAGGGCTGGAGGATAAGGTGAATTTTTACGTAGACAGCTTATCGAGAGGTATGAAGCAGCGGCTCTGCCTGGCAAGGGCTCTGATCCACGATCCCCTTTTGCTGGTCCTTGATGAACCGACCTCAGGGCTGGACCCAAGAACCAGGTTTGAATTTAAGGAGATCTTAAAGGAATTAAAGGAACAGGGGAAGACCATATTCATCAGTTCCCATGTACTTTCCGAGCTCTCCGAGCTGTGTACGGACATTGGGGTCATTGACCAGGGAAAGATGATCTTAAGCGGCAGCATGGAGGAGATTCTGCGCAGGGTCAATGCTACCAACCCTCTGATCATTTCTGTTCTTGGAAATAAGGATAAGGCGCTGACCATCTTAAAAAGCCAGCCCTGTGTCCAGACCATAGCGGTGAAAGACGAGGACATCAGGGTGAATTTCATTGGAGATAACCAGGATGAGGCTCTTCTTTTGCAACAGCTGGTGGATGCCGAGGTGCTTGTACATGGTTTCTACAGGGAGCAGGGAAGTTTAGAATCCCTGTTTATGCAGATCACGGATCATGATAAAGAAAAGGCGGTGCTTGTACATGAAATTGAATCCGGTTTATAA
- a CDS encoding sensor histidine kinase, whose product MKSDLNRRFHTRVIANIFYSAVVTVLIEIFLVTNVSLVASYMRNTQKDNAFVEMLTSFDVVVILIYVIFGIGIFTVTFLLLQEKSMRYISRISDAMQSISEGDLNITVDIEGDDEFSVMAASLNKMVEDLRGLMDKEREAERTKNELITNIAHDLRTPLTSIIGYLELLSGETKLDPEVQKNYIGIAYVKTKRLEKLIEDLFGFTKLNYGKISMHVAKVDVVKLLSQLLEEFYPSFVDKNLSYELQSNVPAQMISADGNLLARLFDNLINNAIKYGADGKRILVKVHGSEELVTIQVINYGYVIPEEELPLIFNKFYRVEQSRSTNTGGTGLGLAIAKNIVDMHGGTIHVTSDLSGTVFTIKLQVDFDINKENFGKIG is encoded by the coding sequence TTGAAAAGTGATCTTAACCGCCGTTTTCATACCCGGGTCATTGCCAATATTTTTTACAGTGCAGTCGTTACGGTCCTGATCGAGATATTTCTGGTAACCAATGTATCTTTGGTAGCCTCCTACATGAGAAACACACAAAAGGACAATGCATTTGTTGAGATGCTCACATCCTTTGATGTGGTAGTGATCCTGATTTATGTTATTTTTGGGATCGGAATATTCACGGTCACCTTTCTCCTTCTCCAGGAAAAGTCTATGCGTTACATCAGCAGGATTTCTGATGCCATGCAGAGTATTTCTGAGGGAGATTTAAATATTACGGTTGACATTGAAGGGGATGATGAATTCTCTGTCATGGCTGCCAGTTTAAATAAGATGGTGGAAGATTTAAGAGGCCTTATGGATAAGGAACGGGAAGCGGAACGTACCAAGAACGAGCTTATTACCAATATTGCTCATGACTTAAGGACACCCTTAACATCCATCATCGGGTATCTGGAACTTTTGTCCGGAGAAACAAAGCTTGATCCGGAAGTCCAGAAAAATTACATAGGGATTGCATACGTAAAGACAAAGCGGCTGGAAAAGCTGATTGAGGACTTATTCGGATTTACAAAGCTGAACTATGGGAAGATCTCCATGCACGTAGCCAAGGTGGATGTGGTGAAGCTCTTAAGTCAGCTGTTGGAAGAATTTTATCCCAGTTTTGTGGATAAGAACCTATCTTATGAGCTTCAAAGCAATGTTCCCGCCCAGATGATCTCGGCGGATGGCAACCTTCTGGCCCGTCTGTTTGACAATTTAATCAACAATGCCATCAAATACGGAGCGGATGGAAAGCGCATCCTGGTAAAGGTCCATGGCAGCGAAGAACTGGTTACCATTCAGGTGATCAATTACGGTTACGTGATTCCGGAGGAAGAGCTGCCTCTTATCTTCAATAAGTTTTATCGCGTGGAACAGTCCCGGTCTACCAATACAGGGGGAACGGGGCTGGGACTTGCCATCGCAAAGAATATTGTGGATATGCACGGCGGAACCATTCATGTGACTAGTGATTTATCCGGAACGGTATTTACGATTAAGCTGCAAGTGGATTTTGATATTAATAAAGAGAACTTTGGAAAGATAGGGTGA
- a CDS encoding response regulator transcription factor, with the protein MSEIISILVVDDEKEIADLVEIYLVSDGYKVYKADNAEEGLGILEKNQIHLVLLDIMMPGMDGLQMCKKIRETNNIPIIMLSAKSTDLDKILGLGTGADDYVTKPFNPLELTARVKSQLRRYTQLNPNSAVNEAAKNEIAIRGLTINKDNHKVTVYGEEIKLTPIEFDILYLLASNPGRVFSTDEIFEKVWNEKVYEANNTVMVHIRRLRGKMKEDTRQNKIITTVWGVGYKIEK; encoded by the coding sequence ATGTCCGAGATAATAAGCATTTTGGTTGTGGATGATGAGAAAGAAATTGCAGACCTGGTGGAGATCTACCTGGTCAGTGACGGATATAAAGTATATAAAGCGGATAATGCGGAAGAAGGATTGGGAATTCTGGAAAAAAACCAGATCCATCTGGTACTTTTAGACATCATGATGCCTGGTATGGATGGCCTGCAAATGTGCAAGAAAATACGGGAGACCAATAACATTCCTATCATCATGCTCAGCGCCAAGTCCACGGATCTGGACAAAATACTGGGACTTGGAACCGGGGCAGATGACTACGTGACAAAGCCCTTTAACCCTTTGGAGCTGACGGCACGGGTAAAATCCCAGCTTCGCCGTTATACCCAGTTAAACCCCAACAGTGCGGTAAATGAAGCTGCTAAGAATGAAATCGCAATAAGAGGACTGACCATTAACAAGGATAACCATAAGGTGACTGTTTATGGGGAAGAGATTAAGCTTACCCCCATTGAGTTTGACATCCTTTACTTACTGGCCTCTAATCCCGGAAGAGTGTTCAGCACCGATGAGATCTTTGAAAAGGTGTGGAATGAAAAGGTTTATGAGGCAAACAACACAGTTATGGTACATATCAGACGGCTGCGGGGAAAGATGAAAGAGGATACCAGACAGAACAAGATCATCACCACTGTTTGGGGGGTAGGATACAAAATTGAAAAGTGA
- a CDS encoding RNA degradosome polyphosphate kinase: MTGTDEIYNNPENYVNRELSWIEFNYRVLSEARDKNLPLFERLKFLSITASNLDEFYMVRVASLKDMVHAKYTKPDIAGLKPSEQLEKISVRTHELVALQYSTYNRSLLPALKQNGLRVVQVHEDLSEKEGSYADSYFERNVYPVLTPMAVDSSRPFPLVRNKSLNIAALLQKKSGEDELEFAMVQVPSVLPRIVELPTGKKDERAVILLEQIIERNIGSLFLNYNVITAHPFRIMRNADLTIDEEEAEDLLEEIQKQLKKRQWGEAIRLEVEEKMDKRLLKILKRELSISSADIFEIAGPLDLTFLMKMYGMKGVNHLKAVSYIPQQVPRLMNEDDIFTNIRGGDILLHHPYETFDPVVNFVKTAASDPEVLAIKQTLYRVSGNSPIIAALAEAADNGKQVSVLVELKARFDEENNINWAKKLEKSGCHVIYGLVGLKTHSKITLVVRREEDGIRRYVHLGTGNYNDSTAKLYTDLGLMTCNPQIGEDATAVFNMLSGYSEPLHWNKLVMAPIWLRARFLRLIRRETKNAENGKTAHIMAKMNSLCDKEIIAALYEASCAGVKIELIVRGICSLKAGVPGLSETITVHSIVGNFLEHARIFYFENDNSPELYMGSADWMPRNLDRRVEIMFPVEDEMLQEQIFHLLKVQFQDNVKAHILKADGTYEKPDKRGKVLVNSQELFCEEAIQNVKAELGKSDPVGSRVFIPTESQE; encoded by the coding sequence ATGACAGGCACCGATGAAATATACAACAATCCTGAGAATTATGTAAACCGGGAACTGAGCTGGATCGAATTCAATTACCGCGTGCTCAGTGAAGCGAGAGATAAAAACCTTCCTCTTTTTGAACGGCTGAAGTTTTTAAGCATCACAGCCTCAAACTTAGATGAATTCTATATGGTCCGGGTGGCTTCCTTAAAGGATATGGTCCATGCCAAATATACAAAGCCGGATATTGCAGGCCTAAAACCGTCGGAACAGCTTGAAAAGATCAGCGTGCGGACTCATGAGCTGGTTGCTTTGCAGTATTCTACTTATAACCGTTCTCTTCTGCCTGCATTAAAACAGAATGGACTTCGGGTGGTTCAGGTCCATGAGGACCTAAGCGAAAAAGAGGGCAGCTATGCGGACAGCTATTTTGAGAGAAATGTATATCCGGTGCTCACTCCCATGGCTGTGGATTCATCCAGGCCATTTCCACTGGTCCGAAACAAATCCTTAAACATCGCGGCTCTCCTTCAGAAAAAAAGCGGGGAAGATGAACTGGAATTTGCCATGGTCCAGGTGCCTAGCGTACTTCCGAGGATCGTTGAGCTTCCCACCGGAAAAAAGGATGAACGGGCGGTCATTTTATTGGAACAGATCATTGAACGGAATATCGGCAGCCTGTTTTTAAATTACAACGTCATTACCGCCCATCCCTTCCGCATCATGAGAAATGCGGATCTAACCATTGACGAGGAAGAAGCGGAGGACCTTCTGGAGGAGATCCAGAAACAGCTTAAGAAACGGCAGTGGGGGGAGGCTATCCGTCTGGAAGTGGAAGAAAAGATGGATAAACGACTGCTAAAAATACTGAAACGGGAATTAAGCATCAGCTCCGCCGATATCTTTGAGATCGCAGGTCCTCTGGATCTGACCTTTCTCATGAAGATGTACGGAATGAAAGGCGTTAACCATCTAAAGGCAGTTTCTTATATTCCCCAGCAGGTTCCAAGGCTTATGAACGAGGACGACATATTTACCAACATCCGCGGAGGCGATATTTTGCTTCATCATCCTTATGAGACCTTTGACCCTGTGGTAAATTTTGTAAAAACCGCAGCCAGTGACCCTGAAGTCCTGGCGATCAAGCAGACCCTTTACAGAGTCAGCGGAAATTCCCCCATCATTGCCGCTTTGGCGGAGGCCGCCGACAATGGCAAGCAGGTATCGGTGCTGGTGGAACTAAAGGCCCGCTTCGATGAGGAAAATAATATCAACTGGGCGAAAAAACTGGAGAAGTCCGGCTGTCATGTCATCTATGGATTGGTAGGTTTAAAGACTCACAGCAAGATCACTCTGGTGGTACGCAGAGAAGAGGATGGCATCCGCCGTTATGTTCATTTAGGCACCGGAAACTACAACGATTCCACAGCAAAGCTTTATACGGATCTTGGCCTAATGACCTGCAACCCTCAGATCGGGGAAGATGCCACGGCCGTATTCAACATGCTGTCAGGCTATTCCGAGCCGCTTCACTGGAATAAGCTGGTGATGGCTCCCATCTGGCTGCGGGCCAGATTCTTAAGGCTGATCCGTAGGGAGACGAAAAATGCAGAAAACGGGAAAACGGCTCATATCATGGCCAAGATGAACTCCCTTTGCGATAAGGAAATCATAGCGGCCCTTTATGAGGCATCCTGCGCGGGAGTGAAGATCGAATTGATCGTCCGCGGGATATGCAGCTTAAAGGCGGGAGTTCCGGGCTTAAGTGAAACGATTACGGTCCATTCCATTGTTGGAAATTTCCTGGAGCATGCCCGGATCTTCTATTTTGAAAATGACAACAGTCCGGAGCTGTATATGGGAAGCGCCGACTGGATGCCAAGAAACTTAGACCGAAGGGTGGAGATCATGTTCCCTGTAGAAGATGAAATGCTGCAGGAGCAGATCTTCCATCTCCTTAAGGTGCAGTTTCAGGATAATGTGAAGGCTCATATCTTAAAAGCCGACGGAACCTATGAGAAACCTGATAAAAGGGGCAAGGTCCTGGTCAACAGCCAGGAGCTGTTCTGTGAAGAGGCCATCCAGAATGTGAAAGCGGAGCTTGGCAAGTCGGATCCGGTAGGCAGCCGGGTGTTTATTCCTACGGAAAGTCAGGAGTAA